The sequence CCCCTACTGGTCACAGGAAAGGGAGCCGCAGACTGTGTGGGCGTCACTGGAGATGGGGGCGGGTCTACCACCACTTCCTGCCGCAGGGTGAGGCGTGGTCCGGGCGCCGTACGACAATATGGCCGCGCCTATGTGGCTGTAGGCGGAAACTCGGCGGCTTCCGGTCCAGAGAAGGGCCTGcggtgggagggggaaggaaggcgGAGGGAACCATGCGAGGTTCTGAGATCAGCAGCGAGGGTCGCCTCGAGAGACCGTTTCTGAGGTGGGGGCCGGACGGTGTGGGGAGCGAAGGCGGGGGCGGGAATGTCGAGGGAGAGGTATTGGGGAGTCCCGGGCGCTGAGTCTGAGGGACAAGCTATGGTACCTTCCTTCCTATCCCTGAAGGGGAGTGGGGTGGCCGGGGGCcgaactgggggagggggacttgGCGGGAAGCTCATCTAGGGGAAGGGGTCAGACGCCAGGTTGGGATTTGAGAGGAATCGGGACAGCTCACTGCTGGGCTCACAGTCGGTTACAggtcacagagagagaatgggggaaatTCGGGTGGGGTAAGAGGGAGGGGATTGAGGTGAGGTCTCTCCAACCTGACGCCCCGGTTTGAGGAGCCCCGTCGGAGGGCGGAGTATGAAGATAAttcaaggaggagaaaggggaatggATTATTGGGAGGGAACCTCCTGCACCTCAGAGAGTCTAGGAGTTGGGGTGATCCTTCAGGATGGGATGAGGGTGTGGATTTGACGTGTTTGAGAGCGAAACGGGGAAGGCTCAGGAGGTGGTGCTGCCGGGGGTGTGGTATCTGCGAGGGAACGTCGAGGGAATCTGGAGTGCAATGTGGGAGGCGGTCCAGGGGTTGGAAGAATCAACTTGGCAAGTATGAGAATTGGGGAAATGAATGTCTGAGAAGTGGGGCAATGAAGCAGAAAGCTTGGATATCGACAAGAGGggtggagctgggggtggggacttAAGGGTTTCAGGTGATTTGGGGCTTCCTTATGTAAAGGGCCAGAAAAGCATATGGTACTAACAGTTGCTGGAAGACAGGCAGTTGAGGACACTGTTGGGCAGGGCTGGGTGTTACTGAAACCCAAGATTGGAAAGTGTGTGAGATGAGGGATGGGCTGTGCTGGAGGGGCTCTTTCTGAGGCCCCATCCCCTTCCAGCAGGAGTTCCGAAATCCCCAACACCTCCTCCCTCCGGGGGATTTGATCCCCCATGGCCACCGCTAACAGCATCATCGTGCTGGATGATGATGACGAAGATGAAGCAGCTGCTCAGCCaggtccctcccacccaccccccaatccGGCCTCACCCCGGCCAGAAGCCCCTGGCTCCTCTCAGCCCCATGGGGCTGGAGGAAGCAGTAGTTCTGGCGGCAAGAAATGCTACAAGTTGGAGAATGAGAAGCTGTTTGAAGAGGTGAGCTTTAGGGGAGAAGATTCTTGTACCCCAGGGAGGGGGATGGCTGACTGGCTCTCCTGTCCTTTCTTCCCCACTAACCCCACCTCGCCTTCtttctctcaacccctccccttGTCTCTTTCCCCCTACCTCTTCCCCTGAATCCTCTAGTTCCTTGAGCTGTGTAAGACGCAGACAGCAGACCACCCTGAGGTGGTCCCATTCCTCTATAATCGGCAGCAGCGTGCCCACTCTCTGTTTTTGGCCTCGGCGGAGTTCTGCAACATCCTCTCTCGGGTCCTATCTCGGGCCCAGAGCCGGCCAGCTAAGCTCTATGTCTACATTAATGAGCTCTGCACTGTTCTCAAGGCCCATTCAGCCAAGAAGAAGCTGAACCTGGCCCCTGCTGCCACCACCTCTGGTGAACCCTCTGGGAATAACCCTCCCACAGACCCCTCCTCGGACCCCACAAATGCCGAGACCACTGCCTCTGAGGCCCCAAGGACCCGTGGTTCCCGGCGGCAGATCCAGCGCTTGGAGCAGCTGCTAGCGCTCTATGTGGCCGAGATCCGGCGGCTGCAGGAAAAGGAGTTGGATCTCTCAGAGTTGGATGACCCAGACTCCACATACCTGCAGGAGGCAAGGTTGAAGCGTAAGCTGATCCGCCTCTTTGGGCGGCTGTGTGAACTCAAAGACTGCTCTTCACTGACGGGCCGTGTCATAGAACAGCGCATCCCCTACCGTGGCACCCGCTACCCAGAGGTTAACAGGCGCATTGAGCGGCTCATCAACAAACCAGGGCCTGATACCTTCCCTGACTATGGAGATGTACTGCGGGCTGTGGAGAAGGCAGCTGCTCGGCACAGCCTCGGCCTCCCACGACAGCAGCTCCAGCTCATGGCTCAGGATGCCTTCCGAGATGTGGGCATCAGGTTACAGGAACGACGCCACCTTGATCTCATCTACAACTTTGGCTGTCACCTCACAGATGACTATAGGCCAGGTAGGGATTAGTGAGATGCCTGTCAACAACCCTTATATGTCAGATGTTTGGTGGAGGGGGGATCTCTCTTGTCCCTTCTTCTAGGGTTTGGGCTGAGTACCCTGACTTTATATCTTCCCACGTAGGCATTGACCCTGCACTGTCAGATCCCGCCCTAGCCCGGCGCCTGCGAGAAAACCGGAGCTTGGCTATGAGCCGGCTGGATGAGGTCATCTCCAAATATGCAATGATGCAAGACAAGAGTGAGGAGGgcgagagacagaagagaagggcTCGGCTTCCCCAAGCTACCTCTTCCCACTCTGCAGACTCCCCCAAAGCCTCCTTGGATTCTGGTGAGGTATGGAAGGGATAAACCCTCCAGACAGACCTTGTCCTTCCCCTGCACTAGCTAGCAGGGAGTTTAGGGTGACTGACTGGGAAAAGTGCAGAAGGAACCCGAGAACCAGACCCTCTGGGACAAGGGATTCCTTAGAGAAATTCCTTTGTCCCCCAGGGCCCTAGTGGAATGGTGTCCCAGGAGTGCCCTACCACCTCCAAGGCTGAGACAGATGACGAAGAAGATGAGGAAagtgatgaggaagaggaagaagaggaagaggaggaagaagaggaagaggaagaagaagaggaggaggccaCAGATTCTGAAGAAGAGGAGGATCTCGAACAGATGCAGGAAGGTCAGGGGGacgatgaagaggaggaggaggaggaggaggaggaggaggaggaggaagcaggtaTGTCAAGGAAACAGTCCCCTCATGTGTCGGTTCCCTCTACTCTTTTGGATGTGAACCACCTGTTTGagacccttccctccctcctattACTCTCAGCAGTATTCTTTCCCCTAGTTCTCATGCTGCCtctcccctcttttcttcttttccaggcCAGGATGGAGACAAGAGCCCTATGTCCCCAC is a genomic window of Panthera uncia isolate 11264 chromosome B2 unlocalized genomic scaffold, Puncia_PCG_1.0 HiC_scaffold_24, whole genome shotgun sequence containing:
- the DAXX gene encoding death domain-associated protein 6, translated to MATANSIIVLDDDDEDEAAAQPGPSHPPPNPASPRPEAPGSSQPHGAGGSSSSGGKKCYKLENEKLFEEFLELCKTQTADHPEVVPFLYNRQQRAHSLFLASAEFCNILSRVLSRAQSRPAKLYVYINELCTVLKAHSAKKKLNLAPAATTSGEPSGNNPPTDPSSDPTNAETTASEAPRTRGSRRQIQRLEQLLALYVAEIRRLQEKELDLSELDDPDSTYLQEARLKRKLIRLFGRLCELKDCSSLTGRVIEQRIPYRGTRYPEVNRRIERLINKPGPDTFPDYGDVLRAVEKAAARHSLGLPRQQLQLMAQDAFRDVGIRLQERRHLDLIYNFGCHLTDDYRPGIDPALSDPALARRLRENRSLAMSRLDEVISKYAMMQDKSEEGERQKRRARLPQATSSHSADSPKASLDSGEGPSGMVSQECPTTSKAETDDEEDEESDEEEEEEEEEEEEEEEEEEEEATDSEEEEDLEQMQEGQGDDEEEEEEEEEEEEEEAGQDGDKSPMSPLQQISTEKNLESSRGISKSVGEQQNKGLIMSPSSLSEDALAPSSIDAESNGEHLEELPLEEESPMSQLFELEIEALPLDTTPSPEERDVSSSRKQSEDPLTTVLENGAAMVTSTSFNGGVSPHTWGDSCPPCKKSRKEKQTGAGSLGNSYVERQRAVHEKNGKKVSTLPSPPSPLTSMAPVADSSTRVDSPSHGLVTSSLCSPSPAQLSQAPHSQPSRPGTYKMSVATQCDPEEIIVLSDSD